In a single window of the Gossypium hirsutum isolate 1008001.06 chromosome A13, Gossypium_hirsutum_v2.1, whole genome shotgun sequence genome:
- the LOC107894601 gene encoding uncharacterized protein: MSTRATRGRGRGCGRGSARAGSSSSGHMPAANALVPPATEVESHDQGARDDALSQAMLHVLERVAGMTFKGKYVEASYVDARRKEFLNLVQGGRSITEYESEFLRLSQYAIGIVTTEYEHSVRFEDDLRDELREVFRTFGGANRNIKRARVEEPARAVPVNVVRPQVCRDCGKVHLGECRKCSGACFRCGSMEHRVRDCLQKTDQIPVVEQRVVQLTVSGVPVVSPLGHSVRVDKLYRGVPLETQGKIFSGDLMELPFGEFDLILVMDWLVKHKSTLDCTAKQMVLRTAEGEDVMVIGERSQSETEGLTVDKVRTVKEFQDVFPEELLGLPPN; encoded by the exons atgagtacgagagcaACTCGTGGAAGGGGTCGTGGATGTGGCCGAGGTAGTGCACGGgctggatcttcgtcttcaggacatatgccGGCGGCAAATGCACTAGTACCCCCAGCAACAGAGGTGGAGTCTCACGATCAAGGTGCCAGGGATGACGCTCTATCTCAGGCGATGCTTCATGTACTGGAGAGGGTTGCCGGG atgACCTTCAAGGGAAAATATGTTgaggcaagttatgtggatgctcgcaGGAAGGAATTCCTAAATCTGGTTCAAGGGGGTAGGTCGATCACTgaatatgagtctgagtttctgaggctgagccaGTATGCCATTGGGATAGTCACTACGGAGTATGAACATAGTGTGCGCTTTGAGGATGATcttagagatgaacttagg GAGGTATTCAGGACCTTTGGGGGTGCAAATAGGAATATTAAAAGAGCTAGAGTAGAGGAGCCAGCTCGAGCAGTTCCGGTGAATGTTGTTAGACCACAAGTCTgtagggactgtggtaaggtacatctgGGCGAGTGTAGGAAATGTTCTGGTGCTTGCTTCCggtgcggatctatggagcatagagttaggGACTGTCTACAGAAAACAGATCAGATTCCAGTTGTAgaacagagggttgttcaacta actgtgagtggggtaccGGTAGTAAGCCCTttaggtcactcggttagggtagacaaactgtataggggcGTGCCTTTAGAAACTCAAGGGAAGATTTTCTCTGGAGACTTGATGGAGCTACCGTTCGGAGAATTCGACCTCATTCTGGTAATGGACTGGCTAGTTAAGCATAAGTCAACTTTGGATTGTACTGCTAAGCAAATGGTGTTAAGGACCGCGGAAGGTGAGGATGTTATGGTGATTGGTGAGCGAAG tcaatcGGAGACTGAGGGACTGACGGTGGATAAGGTTAGAACCGTTAAGgaattccaagatgtttttccagaggagcttctaGGATTGCCTCCAAActga